From Loxodonta africana isolate mLoxAfr1 chromosome 2, mLoxAfr1.hap2, whole genome shotgun sequence, the proteins below share one genomic window:
- the CNOT8 gene encoding CCR4-NOT transcription complex subunit 8 isoform X2, whose amino-acid sequence MPAALVENSQVICEVWASNLEEEMRKIREIVLSYSYIAMDTEFPGVVVRPIGEFRSSIDYQYQLLRCNVDLLKIIQLGLTFTNEKGEYPSGINTWQFNFKFNLTEDMYSQDSIDLLANSGLQFQKHEEEGIDTLHFAELLMTSGVVLCDNVKWLSFHSGYDFGYMVKLLTDSRLPEEEHEFFHILNLFFPSIYDVKYLMKSCKNLKGGLQEVADQLDLQRIGRQHQAGSDSLLTGMAFFRMKELFFEDSIDDAKYCGRLYGLGTGVAQKQNEDVDSAQEKMSILAIINNMQQ is encoded by the exons ATGCCTGCAGCACTTGTGGAGAACAGCCAGGTTATCTGTGAAGTCTGGGCCAGCAATCTGGAAGAAGAGATGAGGAAGATCCGAGAAATAGTGCTCAGTTACAGTTATATTGCCATG GACACAGAATTTCCAGGTGTTGTGGTGCGACCAATTGGTGAATTTCGGAGTTCTATAGATTACCAATATCAACTTCTTCGGTGCAATGTTGaccttttaaaaattatccaGCTGGGCCTTACTTTTACGAATGAGAAGGGAGAATATCCTTCTGGAATCAACACTTGGCAGTTCAACTTCAAATTCAATCTTAC AGAGGACATGTACTCCCAGGATTCCATAGATCTCCTTGCTAACTCAGGACTACAGTTCCAGAAACATGAAGAGGAAGGGATTGACACATTGCACTTTGCAGAGCTGCTTATGACATCGGGGGTGGTTCTCTGTGACAACGTCAAATGGCTTTCATTTCACAG TGGCTACGACTTTGGCTACATGGTAAAGCTCCTTACGGATTCTCGTTTGCCTGAAGAGGAACATGAATTCTTTCATATTCTGAACCTTTTCTTCCCATCTATTTATGATGTGAAATACCTGATGAAGAGTTGCAAAAATCTTAAG GGAGGTCTTCAGGAAGTTGCAGATCAGTTAGATTTGCAGAGAATTGGAAGGCAGCACCAGGCAGGCTCGGACTCACTGCTGACGGGGATGGCGTTCTTCAGGATGAAAGAG TTATTTTTTGAGGACAGTATTGATGATGCCAAGTACTGTGGGCGGCTCTATGGTCTCGGCACGGGCGTGGCCCAGAAGCAGAATGAGGATGTGGACTCTGCCCAGGAGAAGATGAGCATCCTGGCCATCATCAACAACATGCAGCAGTGA
- the CNOT8 gene encoding CCR4-NOT transcription complex subunit 8 isoform X3: MYSQDSIDLLANSGLQFQKHEEEGIDTLHFAELLMTSGVVLCDNVKWLSFHSGYDFGYMVKLLTDSRLPEEEHEFFHILNLFFPSIYDVKYLMKSCKNLKGGLQEVADQLDLQRIGRQHQAGSDSLLTGMAFFRMKELFFEDSIDDAKYCGRLYGLGTGVAQKQNEDVDSAQEKMSILAIINNMQQ, translated from the exons ATGTACTCCCAGGATTCCATAGATCTCCTTGCTAACTCAGGACTACAGTTCCAGAAACATGAAGAGGAAGGGATTGACACATTGCACTTTGCAGAGCTGCTTATGACATCGGGGGTGGTTCTCTGTGACAACGTCAAATGGCTTTCATTTCACAG TGGCTACGACTTTGGCTACATGGTAAAGCTCCTTACGGATTCTCGTTTGCCTGAAGAGGAACATGAATTCTTTCATATTCTGAACCTTTTCTTCCCATCTATTTATGATGTGAAATACCTGATGAAGAGTTGCAAAAATCTTAAG GGAGGTCTTCAGGAAGTTGCAGATCAGTTAGATTTGCAGAGAATTGGAAGGCAGCACCAGGCAGGCTCGGACTCACTGCTGACGGGGATGGCGTTCTTCAGGATGAAAGAG TTATTTTTTGAGGACAGTATTGATGATGCCAAGTACTGTGGGCGGCTCTATGGTCTCGGCACGGGCGTGGCCCAGAAGCAGAATGAGGATGTGGACTCTGCCCAGGAGAAGATGAGCATCCTGGCCATCATCAACAACATGCAGCAGTGA
- the CNOT8 gene encoding CCR4-NOT transcription complex subunit 8 isoform X1 yields the protein MHAKYQLNHCLAWPLTESAQSDFSGLFRMPAALVENSQVICEVWASNLEEEMRKIREIVLSYSYIAMDTEFPGVVVRPIGEFRSSIDYQYQLLRCNVDLLKIIQLGLTFTNEKGEYPSGINTWQFNFKFNLTEDMYSQDSIDLLANSGLQFQKHEEEGIDTLHFAELLMTSGVVLCDNVKWLSFHSGYDFGYMVKLLTDSRLPEEEHEFFHILNLFFPSIYDVKYLMKSCKNLKGGLQEVADQLDLQRIGRQHQAGSDSLLTGMAFFRMKELFFEDSIDDAKYCGRLYGLGTGVAQKQNEDVDSAQEKMSILAIINNMQQ from the exons ATGCATGCGAAAT ATCAGCTCAACCATTGTCTGGCTTGGCCTCTAACAGAGTCAGCGCAAAGTGACTTCTCAGGTCTCTTCAGGATGCCTGCAGCACTTGTGGAGAACAGCCAGGTTATCTGTGAAGTCTGGGCCAGCAATCTGGAAGAAGAGATGAGGAAGATCCGAGAAATAGTGCTCAGTTACAGTTATATTGCCATG GACACAGAATTTCCAGGTGTTGTGGTGCGACCAATTGGTGAATTTCGGAGTTCTATAGATTACCAATATCAACTTCTTCGGTGCAATGTTGaccttttaaaaattatccaGCTGGGCCTTACTTTTACGAATGAGAAGGGAGAATATCCTTCTGGAATCAACACTTGGCAGTTCAACTTCAAATTCAATCTTAC AGAGGACATGTACTCCCAGGATTCCATAGATCTCCTTGCTAACTCAGGACTACAGTTCCAGAAACATGAAGAGGAAGGGATTGACACATTGCACTTTGCAGAGCTGCTTATGACATCGGGGGTGGTTCTCTGTGACAACGTCAAATGGCTTTCATTTCACAG TGGCTACGACTTTGGCTACATGGTAAAGCTCCTTACGGATTCTCGTTTGCCTGAAGAGGAACATGAATTCTTTCATATTCTGAACCTTTTCTTCCCATCTATTTATGATGTGAAATACCTGATGAAGAGTTGCAAAAATCTTAAG GGAGGTCTTCAGGAAGTTGCAGATCAGTTAGATTTGCAGAGAATTGGAAGGCAGCACCAGGCAGGCTCGGACTCACTGCTGACGGGGATGGCGTTCTTCAGGATGAAAGAG TTATTTTTTGAGGACAGTATTGATGATGCCAAGTACTGTGGGCGGCTCTATGGTCTCGGCACGGGCGTGGCCCAGAAGCAGAATGAGGATGTGGACTCTGCCCAGGAGAAGATGAGCATCCTGGCCATCATCAACAACATGCAGCAGTGA